One region of Populus trichocarpa isolate Nisqually-1 chromosome 4, P.trichocarpa_v4.1, whole genome shotgun sequence genomic DNA includes:
- the LOC7470410 gene encoding uncharacterized protein LOC7470410 isoform X1, translated as MAENGRVHPDCMNASNPYHECGVACLERISQGKRRKEKKQSDYHNGVNEGWSSKNKDEERRAQPTCPKASNPYHKCEEFCSNRTAEVNPKGVEKETGGAQPTCPKASNPYHKCEEFCSNRTAEINPKGVKKETGGAQPTCPKASNPYHKCEEFCSNRTEINPKGVKKETGGAQPTCPKASNPYHKCEEFCSNRTAEINPRGVEKQSERAQTCPRASNPYHKCDELCSNGTLEANPQGVKKDSGSIIDAALSFGRKKKESGSQQNSPRAVNNVPVVKAARRGPSPLPTKKHDEAENSGSFSSSQQRSDESYSEDHSFDKGPVQSPGPMHVSGNITPDPPKSPTRLSLACYKIPTPAEPQQNGKLHGSPKAATYPSANHEGKVTDGPISEYLDFSFSGISRASEESDEEEVQSVISDSCVSVGKYHVRENIASILQLILDKYGDIAAGSRLESASMRAYYLECLCSVVHELQCTSFKQLTNSKVREMLAVLKDVESAQIDVSWLRDILNDLAEGMELSSQHQAAEEAKSKCDHAIESIKKELESMMEDLAQKEKAVADAKAQISETRDRLNKLELDSSRLSETISSIWSTVEKFHDKPLADEIL; from the exons ATGGCTGAGAATGGAAGGGTACATCCAGATTGTATGAATGCTTCAAACCCTTACCATGAATGTGGTGTAGCTTGCCTTGAAAGGATTTCCCAagggaagagaaggaaagagaagaaacaGTCAG attATCATAATGGTGTAAATGAGGGTTGGTCTAGCAAAAACAAGGATGAAGAAAGAAGAGCACAGCCTACTTGTCCCAAAGCATCTAATCCTTACCATAAATGTGAGGAATTTTGTTCTAATAGAACTGCCGAGGTCAATCCCAAGGGGGTTGAAAAGGAAACAGGAGGAGCCCAGCCTACTTGTCCCAAAGCATCTAATCCTTACCATAAATGTGAGGAATTTTGTTCTAATAGAACTGCTGAGATTAATCCCAAGGGGGTTAAAAAGGAAACAGGAGGAGCACAGCCTACTTGTCCCAAAGCATCTAATCCTTACCATAAATGTGAGGAATTTTGTTCTAATAGAACTGAGATTAATCCCAAGGGGGTTAAAAAGGAAACAGGAGGAGCACAGCCTACTTGTCCCAAAGCATCTAATCCTTACCATAAATGTGAAGAATTCTGTTCTAATAGAACTGCTGAGATTAATCCCCGTGGGGTTGAAAAACAATCAGAAAGAGCACAGACATGCCCCAGAGCATCTAACCCTTACCATAAATGTGACGAACTTTGTTCCAACGGAACTTTGGAGGCCAATCCCCAGGGGGTTAAAAAAGATTCAG GTTCCATTATTGATGCTGCTTTAAGCTTTggtagaaaaaagaaggaatctGGATCTCAGCAGAACTCTCCCCGAGCTGTTAACAATGTCCCTGTGGTAAAAGCAGCTCGCCGTGGTCCATCACCTCTTCCTACTAAAAAGCATGATGAAGCTGAGAATAGTGGATCGTTTTCCTCATCTCAACAACGTTCTGATGAAAGTTATTCTGAAGATCATTCTTTTGACAAGGGGCCAGTTCAATCCCCTGGACCAATGCATGTGTCTGGGAATATCACG CCTGATCCTCCCAAGAGCCCTACAAGGCTTAGTTTGGCCTGCTATAAAATTCCAACACCAGCTGAGCCGCAACAGAATGGGAAGCTCCATGGTTCACCAAAGGCTGCTACATATCCTTCTGCTAACCATGAGGGAAAAGTCACTGATGGTCCTATTTCCGAGTATCTGGACTTCAGCTTTTCAGGCATATCTCGTGCTTCAGAAGAGAGTGACGAGGAAGAGGTTCAATCTGTCATCTCTGATTCCTGTGTGTCGGTAGGGAAATATCACGTGAGAGAAAATATTGCCTCTATTCTACAGTTAATCTTGGACAAGTATGGTGATATAGCAGCAGGCAGTCGATTGGAATCAGCTTCCATGCGAGCTTATTATTTAGAGTGTCTGTGCTCTGTGGTTCATGAGTTGCAGTGCACTTCTTTCAAGCAGTTGACAAATTCCAAAGTTAGAGAAATGTTGGCTGTTCTCAAGGACGTAGAATCCGCACAGATTGATGTTAGTTGGCTACGGGATATACTCAATGATCTGGCCGAAGGCATGGAGCTGAGCAGTCAGCATCAAGCTGCGGAAGAAGCAAAATCAAAGTGTGATCATGCTATAgagtcaataaaaaaagaactagaATCCATGATGGAGGATCTGGCTCAAAAAGAGAAGGCAGTTGCTGATGCTAAAGCACAAATCTCTGAAACAAGAGATCGCCTGAATAAGCTAGAGCTCGATTCTTCTCGGTTAAGTGAGACTATTTCTTCAATCTGGTCGACAGTCGAAAAGTTTCATGACAAACCCTTGGCCGATGAGATCTTGTAA
- the LOC7470410 gene encoding uncharacterized protein LOC7470410 isoform X3 → MAENGRVHPDCMNASNPYHECGVACLERISQGKRRKEKKQSDYHNGVNEGWSSKNKDEERRAQPTCPKASNPYHKCEEFCSNRTAEINPKGVKKETGGAQPTCPKASNPYHKCEEFCSNRTAEINPRGVEKQSERAQTCPRASNPYHKCDELCSNGTLEANPQGVKKDSGSIIDAALSFGRKKKESGSQQNSPRAVNNVPVVKAARRGPSPLPTKKHDEAENSGSFSSSQQRSDESYSEDHSFDKGPVQSPGPMHVSGNITPDPPKSPTRLSLACYKIPTPAEPQQNGKLHGSPKAATYPSANHEGKVTDGPISEYLDFSFSGISRASEESDEEEVQSVISDSCVSVGKYHVRENIASILQLILDKYGDIAAGSRLESASMRAYYLECLCSVVHELQCTSFKQLTNSKVREMLAVLKDVESAQIDVSWLRDILNDLAEGMELSSQHQAAEEAKSKCDHAIESIKKELESMMEDLAQKEKAVADAKAQISETRDRLNKLELDSSRLSETISSIWSTVEKFHDKPLADEIL, encoded by the exons ATGGCTGAGAATGGAAGGGTACATCCAGATTGTATGAATGCTTCAAACCCTTACCATGAATGTGGTGTAGCTTGCCTTGAAAGGATTTCCCAagggaagagaaggaaagagaagaaacaGTCAG attATCATAATGGTGTAAATGAGGGTTGGTCTAGCAAAAACAAGGATGAAGAAAGAAGAGCACAGCCTACTTGTCCCAAAGCATCTAATCCTTACCATAAATGTGAGGAATTTTGTTCTAATAGAACTGCCGAG ATTAATCCCAAGGGGGTTAAAAAGGAAACAGGAGGAGCACAGCCTACTTGTCCCAAAGCATCTAATCCTTACCATAAATGTGAAGAATTCTGTTCTAATAGAACTGCTGAGATTAATCCCCGTGGGGTTGAAAAACAATCAGAAAGAGCACAGACATGCCCCAGAGCATCTAACCCTTACCATAAATGTGACGAACTTTGTTCCAACGGAACTTTGGAGGCCAATCCCCAGGGGGTTAAAAAAGATTCAG GTTCCATTATTGATGCTGCTTTAAGCTTTggtagaaaaaagaaggaatctGGATCTCAGCAGAACTCTCCCCGAGCTGTTAACAATGTCCCTGTGGTAAAAGCAGCTCGCCGTGGTCCATCACCTCTTCCTACTAAAAAGCATGATGAAGCTGAGAATAGTGGATCGTTTTCCTCATCTCAACAACGTTCTGATGAAAGTTATTCTGAAGATCATTCTTTTGACAAGGGGCCAGTTCAATCCCCTGGACCAATGCATGTGTCTGGGAATATCACG CCTGATCCTCCCAAGAGCCCTACAAGGCTTAGTTTGGCCTGCTATAAAATTCCAACACCAGCTGAGCCGCAACAGAATGGGAAGCTCCATGGTTCACCAAAGGCTGCTACATATCCTTCTGCTAACCATGAGGGAAAAGTCACTGATGGTCCTATTTCCGAGTATCTGGACTTCAGCTTTTCAGGCATATCTCGTGCTTCAGAAGAGAGTGACGAGGAAGAGGTTCAATCTGTCATCTCTGATTCCTGTGTGTCGGTAGGGAAATATCACGTGAGAGAAAATATTGCCTCTATTCTACAGTTAATCTTGGACAAGTATGGTGATATAGCAGCAGGCAGTCGATTGGAATCAGCTTCCATGCGAGCTTATTATTTAGAGTGTCTGTGCTCTGTGGTTCATGAGTTGCAGTGCACTTCTTTCAAGCAGTTGACAAATTCCAAAGTTAGAGAAATGTTGGCTGTTCTCAAGGACGTAGAATCCGCACAGATTGATGTTAGTTGGCTACGGGATATACTCAATGATCTGGCCGAAGGCATGGAGCTGAGCAGTCAGCATCAAGCTGCGGAAGAAGCAAAATCAAAGTGTGATCATGCTATAgagtcaataaaaaaagaactagaATCCATGATGGAGGATCTGGCTCAAAAAGAGAAGGCAGTTGCTGATGCTAAAGCACAAATCTCTGAAACAAGAGATCGCCTGAATAAGCTAGAGCTCGATTCTTCTCGGTTAAGTGAGACTATTTCTTCAATCTGGTCGACAGTCGAAAAGTTTCATGACAAACCCTTGGCCGATGAGATCTTGTAA
- the LOC7470410 gene encoding uncharacterized protein LOC7470410 isoform X4 encodes MAENGRVHPDCMNASNPYHECGVACLERISQGKRRKEKKQSDYHNGVNEGWSSKNKDEERRAQPTCPKASNPYHKCEEFCSNRTAEINPRGVEKQSERAQTCPRASNPYHKCDELCSNGTLEANPQGVKKDSGSIIDAALSFGRKKKESGSQQNSPRAVNNVPVVKAARRGPSPLPTKKHDEAENSGSFSSSQQRSDESYSEDHSFDKGPVQSPGPMHVSGNITPDPPKSPTRLSLACYKIPTPAEPQQNGKLHGSPKAATYPSANHEGKVTDGPISEYLDFSFSGISRASEESDEEEVQSVISDSCVSVGKYHVRENIASILQLILDKYGDIAAGSRLESASMRAYYLECLCSVVHELQCTSFKQLTNSKVREMLAVLKDVESAQIDVSWLRDILNDLAEGMELSSQHQAAEEAKSKCDHAIESIKKELESMMEDLAQKEKAVADAKAQISETRDRLNKLELDSSRLSETISSIWSTVEKFHDKPLADEIL; translated from the exons ATGGCTGAGAATGGAAGGGTACATCCAGATTGTATGAATGCTTCAAACCCTTACCATGAATGTGGTGTAGCTTGCCTTGAAAGGATTTCCCAagggaagagaaggaaagagaagaaacaGTCAG attATCATAATGGTGTAAATGAGGGTTGGTCTAGCAAAAACAAGGATGAAGAAAGAAGAGCACAGCCTACTTGTCCCAAAGCATCTAATCCTTACCATAAATGTGAGGAATTTTGTTCTAATAGAACTGCCGAG ATTAATCCCCGTGGGGTTGAAAAACAATCAGAAAGAGCACAGACATGCCCCAGAGCATCTAACCCTTACCATAAATGTGACGAACTTTGTTCCAACGGAACTTTGGAGGCCAATCCCCAGGGGGTTAAAAAAGATTCAG GTTCCATTATTGATGCTGCTTTAAGCTTTggtagaaaaaagaaggaatctGGATCTCAGCAGAACTCTCCCCGAGCTGTTAACAATGTCCCTGTGGTAAAAGCAGCTCGCCGTGGTCCATCACCTCTTCCTACTAAAAAGCATGATGAAGCTGAGAATAGTGGATCGTTTTCCTCATCTCAACAACGTTCTGATGAAAGTTATTCTGAAGATCATTCTTTTGACAAGGGGCCAGTTCAATCCCCTGGACCAATGCATGTGTCTGGGAATATCACG CCTGATCCTCCCAAGAGCCCTACAAGGCTTAGTTTGGCCTGCTATAAAATTCCAACACCAGCTGAGCCGCAACAGAATGGGAAGCTCCATGGTTCACCAAAGGCTGCTACATATCCTTCTGCTAACCATGAGGGAAAAGTCACTGATGGTCCTATTTCCGAGTATCTGGACTTCAGCTTTTCAGGCATATCTCGTGCTTCAGAAGAGAGTGACGAGGAAGAGGTTCAATCTGTCATCTCTGATTCCTGTGTGTCGGTAGGGAAATATCACGTGAGAGAAAATATTGCCTCTATTCTACAGTTAATCTTGGACAAGTATGGTGATATAGCAGCAGGCAGTCGATTGGAATCAGCTTCCATGCGAGCTTATTATTTAGAGTGTCTGTGCTCTGTGGTTCATGAGTTGCAGTGCACTTCTTTCAAGCAGTTGACAAATTCCAAAGTTAGAGAAATGTTGGCTGTTCTCAAGGACGTAGAATCCGCACAGATTGATGTTAGTTGGCTACGGGATATACTCAATGATCTGGCCGAAGGCATGGAGCTGAGCAGTCAGCATCAAGCTGCGGAAGAAGCAAAATCAAAGTGTGATCATGCTATAgagtcaataaaaaaagaactagaATCCATGATGGAGGATCTGGCTCAAAAAGAGAAGGCAGTTGCTGATGCTAAAGCACAAATCTCTGAAACAAGAGATCGCCTGAATAAGCTAGAGCTCGATTCTTCTCGGTTAAGTGAGACTATTTCTTCAATCTGGTCGACAGTCGAAAAGTTTCATGACAAACCCTTGGCCGATGAGATCTTGTAA
- the LOC7470410 gene encoding uncharacterized protein LOC7470410 isoform X2 yields the protein MAENGRVHPDCMNASNPYHECGVACLERISQGKRRKEKKQSDYHNGVNEGWSSKNKDEERRAQPTCPKASNPYHKCEEFCSNRTAEINPKGVKKETGGAQPTCPKASNPYHKCEEFCSNRTEINPKGVKKETGGAQPTCPKASNPYHKCEEFCSNRTAEINPRGVEKQSERAQTCPRASNPYHKCDELCSNGTLEANPQGVKKDSGSIIDAALSFGRKKKESGSQQNSPRAVNNVPVVKAARRGPSPLPTKKHDEAENSGSFSSSQQRSDESYSEDHSFDKGPVQSPGPMHVSGNITPDPPKSPTRLSLACYKIPTPAEPQQNGKLHGSPKAATYPSANHEGKVTDGPISEYLDFSFSGISRASEESDEEEVQSVISDSCVSVGKYHVRENIASILQLILDKYGDIAAGSRLESASMRAYYLECLCSVVHELQCTSFKQLTNSKVREMLAVLKDVESAQIDVSWLRDILNDLAEGMELSSQHQAAEEAKSKCDHAIESIKKELESMMEDLAQKEKAVADAKAQISETRDRLNKLELDSSRLSETISSIWSTVEKFHDKPLADEIL from the exons ATGGCTGAGAATGGAAGGGTACATCCAGATTGTATGAATGCTTCAAACCCTTACCATGAATGTGGTGTAGCTTGCCTTGAAAGGATTTCCCAagggaagagaaggaaagagaagaaacaGTCAG attATCATAATGGTGTAAATGAGGGTTGGTCTAGCAAAAACAAGGATGAAGAAAGAAGAGCACAGCCTACTTGTCCCAAAGCATCTAATCCTTACCATAAATGTGAGGAATTTTGTTCTAATAGAACTGCCGAG ATTAATCCCAAGGGGGTTAAAAAGGAAACAGGAGGAGCACAGCCTACTTGTCCCAAAGCATCTAATCCTTACCATAAATGTGAGGAATTTTGTTCTAATAGAACTGAGATTAATCCCAAGGGGGTTAAAAAGGAAACAGGAGGAGCACAGCCTACTTGTCCCAAAGCATCTAATCCTTACCATAAATGTGAAGAATTCTGTTCTAATAGAACTGCTGAGATTAATCCCCGTGGGGTTGAAAAACAATCAGAAAGAGCACAGACATGCCCCAGAGCATCTAACCCTTACCATAAATGTGACGAACTTTGTTCCAACGGAACTTTGGAGGCCAATCCCCAGGGGGTTAAAAAAGATTCAG GTTCCATTATTGATGCTGCTTTAAGCTTTggtagaaaaaagaaggaatctGGATCTCAGCAGAACTCTCCCCGAGCTGTTAACAATGTCCCTGTGGTAAAAGCAGCTCGCCGTGGTCCATCACCTCTTCCTACTAAAAAGCATGATGAAGCTGAGAATAGTGGATCGTTTTCCTCATCTCAACAACGTTCTGATGAAAGTTATTCTGAAGATCATTCTTTTGACAAGGGGCCAGTTCAATCCCCTGGACCAATGCATGTGTCTGGGAATATCACG CCTGATCCTCCCAAGAGCCCTACAAGGCTTAGTTTGGCCTGCTATAAAATTCCAACACCAGCTGAGCCGCAACAGAATGGGAAGCTCCATGGTTCACCAAAGGCTGCTACATATCCTTCTGCTAACCATGAGGGAAAAGTCACTGATGGTCCTATTTCCGAGTATCTGGACTTCAGCTTTTCAGGCATATCTCGTGCTTCAGAAGAGAGTGACGAGGAAGAGGTTCAATCTGTCATCTCTGATTCCTGTGTGTCGGTAGGGAAATATCACGTGAGAGAAAATATTGCCTCTATTCTACAGTTAATCTTGGACAAGTATGGTGATATAGCAGCAGGCAGTCGATTGGAATCAGCTTCCATGCGAGCTTATTATTTAGAGTGTCTGTGCTCTGTGGTTCATGAGTTGCAGTGCACTTCTTTCAAGCAGTTGACAAATTCCAAAGTTAGAGAAATGTTGGCTGTTCTCAAGGACGTAGAATCCGCACAGATTGATGTTAGTTGGCTACGGGATATACTCAATGATCTGGCCGAAGGCATGGAGCTGAGCAGTCAGCATCAAGCTGCGGAAGAAGCAAAATCAAAGTGTGATCATGCTATAgagtcaataaaaaaagaactagaATCCATGATGGAGGATCTGGCTCAAAAAGAGAAGGCAGTTGCTGATGCTAAAGCACAAATCTCTGAAACAAGAGATCGCCTGAATAAGCTAGAGCTCGATTCTTCTCGGTTAAGTGAGACTATTTCTTCAATCTGGTCGACAGTCGAAAAGTTTCATGACAAACCCTTGGCCGATGAGATCTTGTAA
- the LOC7470411 gene encoding uncharacterized protein LOC7470411 — MADERRVHPDCINASNPYHECVEYCFIKIAEAKARAEIKETEVVQAKGGIGWSSSQAPEQGEELDEERPDHEHSEDDDDRAVLDNVEGDVTQLTGRKKKLFELRLKMNEARKANQTAMVSEKKKMEAPSESRGISKQKWLEDRKKKIGKLLDANGLDMTKAYMLDTQEAAEVKYKKWEKDPAPFGWDVFNQKTLYNAYKKRTKNVDVDLEEYNKMKEADPEFYREASSLQYGKAPKTSEEKIERMVKELKDRDENRKSFSRRRRFRDEKDIDSINDRNEHFNKKIERAFGKYTLEIKNNLERGTALPD; from the exons ATGGCTGATGAAAGGAGAGTGCATCCTGATTGCATAAATGCGTCGAATCCTTACCACGAATGTGTCGAATATTGCTTTATAAAAATCGCAGAAGCGAAAGCACGTGCGGAGATTAAAGAgacag AAGTTGTGCAAGCAAAAGGTGGAATTGGTTGGTCTAGTTCACAAGCTCCTGAGCAAGGTGAAGAGCTTGATGAAGAAAGACCAGATCATGAACAttcagaagatgatgatgaccGTGCTGTACTGGATAATGTGGAGGGAGATGTAACACAACTTACTGGGAGAAAGAAAAAGTTGTTTGAGTTGAGACTTAAGATG AATGAGGCAAGAAAAGCCAATCAAACTGCTATGGTatctgaaaaaaagaaaatggaagctCCTTCAGAATCAAGGGGCATTTCTAAACAGAAATGGCTAGAGGACAGGAAGAAAAAGATAGGCAAGCTTCTAGATGCAAATGGCTTGGACATGACAAAGGCATACATGCTAGACACACAAGAGGCAGCAGAGGTAAAATACAAGAAATGGGAGAAGGATCCTGCGCCATTTGGTTGGGATG TTTTCAATCAGAAGACACTATACAATGCATATAAAAAACGGACCAAGAATGTTGATGTTGACCTAGAAGAAtataacaaaatgaaagaagCTGATCCTGAGTTCTACCGTGAAGCCTCAAGCCTTCAATATGGAAAG GCTCCAAAGACTTCTGAGGAAAAGATTGAAAGGATGGTAAAGGAACTCAAGGACCGGGACGAGAATCGGAAGTCATTTAGCCGAAGGAGGAGATTCCGAGATGAGAAGGATATTGACTCAATCAATGACCGAAATGAACATTTCAACAAGAAAATTGAGCGTGCCTTTGGTAAATACACACTGGAGATCAAGAATAATCTTGAGCGAGGAACTGCATTGCCTGACTAA